In the Rhizobium sp. CB3090 genome, one interval contains:
- a CDS encoding alpha/beta fold hydrolase, with translation MTTSEDNAFRPNRRTVLAGLAVTLFAPNIAKAAETKTVERKMVEANPALTAKIEDALAGPPLLAGDYAKERHKFRTDLLNKGPAPDKYEPLVAPSDADQIFYRSGLGGELELVAWVSRYERTPKPKPAVLFLHGGNAIGQGHWLLVKPYVEAGYVVMIPSMRGENGQKGNFSGFYDEVSDVLAASDRLRHLPGVDPHRLFLAGHSIGGTLAMLAAMSAKRFRAAAPMSGNPDAFAFFHRYPEDVRFNTKNPREFQMRSPICYAHSFKCPLKVMHASEEVTLQARAALLSKRALAGGVKMELATVQGNHNSALPGEIEQSIQFFRSVAA, from the coding sequence ATGACAACGTCTGAAGACAACGCATTTCGCCCCAATCGCCGCACCGTTCTCGCCGGTCTCGCTGTAACACTTTTTGCTCCCAACATCGCGAAGGCTGCCGAAACCAAGACTGTCGAGAGAAAGATGGTCGAGGCCAATCCCGCTCTAACCGCTAAAATTGAAGACGCGCTGGCCGGTCCGCCGCTTCTGGCAGGCGATTATGCCAAAGAGCGGCACAAGTTTCGCACCGATCTTCTGAACAAGGGTCCGGCGCCTGACAAATATGAACCGTTGGTCGCACCATCAGACGCCGATCAGATTTTTTATCGCAGCGGTCTCGGCGGCGAGCTGGAACTTGTTGCCTGGGTGTCGCGCTACGAGCGTACGCCGAAGCCGAAGCCCGCCGTGCTTTTCCTCCATGGCGGTAATGCCATCGGTCAGGGCCATTGGCTGCTGGTGAAGCCATACGTCGAAGCCGGCTATGTGGTCATGATCCCGTCCATGCGCGGCGAAAACGGCCAAAAGGGGAATTTCTCGGGTTTCTACGACGAAGTTTCCGACGTTCTCGCTGCGTCCGATCGTCTGCGCCACCTGCCGGGCGTCGATCCGCATCGCCTCTTCCTCGCGGGTCACAGCATCGGCGGTACGCTGGCGATGTTGGCGGCAATGTCGGCCAAACGCTTCCGCGCCGCCGCTCCCATGTCAGGCAATCCGGATGCCTTCGCCTTCTTCCACCGTTATCCGGAGGATGTCCGCTTCAACACGAAGAATCCCCGCGAATTCCAGATGCGCTCGCCGATCTGCTATGCCCACAGTTTCAAATGTCCCTTGAAGGTCATGCACGCCAGCGAAGAGGTAACTTTGCAGGCCCGGGCGGCGCTGCTTTCCAAGCGTGCTCTTGCTGGCGGCGTCAAAATGGAATTGGCGACGGTTCAGGGCAATCACAACTCGGCGCTGCCGGGGGAGATCGAACAGAGCATCCAGTTTTTCAGGAGTGTGGCGGCTTAG
- a CDS encoding nucleotidyl transferase AbiEii/AbiGii toxin family protein, with protein MTTFARQEHTTIAEALGLMNSDFLLVSKCWFAGGTAIVMQLDEYRLSLDVDFLCAHAEGYRALRNAAVERGIAAFFAPPVEVLRELRIDQYGLRTVVSLRGQPIRFEIVREARIALNGQVDDRLGVPILAVTDMFAEKLLANADRCQDRAVAYRDAIDLGMLIDRYGHIPDDAVDKSVAAYGLDIQRKVAWVLTKLCDDAELRRAADILQMDADLAFAAIAKLGKEAARLWPDIVVSPS; from the coding sequence ATGACAACATTTGCGCGGCAAGAACACACGACGATCGCCGAGGCACTCGGATTGATGAACAGCGATTTTTTGCTGGTAAGCAAATGCTGGTTCGCCGGCGGCACGGCGATCGTCATGCAGCTTGATGAATACCGGTTATCTCTGGATGTTGATTTTCTTTGTGCCCATGCCGAAGGCTATCGGGCGTTGCGAAATGCCGCCGTTGAACGCGGTATAGCCGCTTTTTTCGCGCCGCCGGTCGAGGTCTTGAGAGAGCTCAGGATCGATCAATATGGTCTCCGCACTGTGGTTAGTCTGCGGGGGCAACCAATTCGCTTTGAGATCGTGCGCGAAGCGCGCATCGCGTTGAATGGGCAAGTCGATGATCGGTTAGGTGTTCCGATATTGGCTGTCACTGATATGTTTGCAGAGAAGCTGCTGGCGAATGCTGACCGCTGTCAAGATCGCGCGGTCGCTTATCGCGATGCGATCGACTTGGGCATGTTGATCGATCGTTACGGGCATATTCCTGATGATGCCGTCGATAAGTCCGTCGCCGCTTATGGCCTGGATATCCAAAGAAAGGTCGCTTGGGTGCTGACAAAACTCTGCGACGACGCGGAATTGCGACGCGCGGCGGACATATTGCAGATGGATGCAGATCTGGCTTTTGCAGCGATAGCAAAACTTGGAAAAGAAGCCGCCCGACTCTGGCCCGATATCGTCGTTAGTCCTTCTTAA